One segment of Pontibacter akesuensis DNA contains the following:
- a CDS encoding acyltransferase family protein gives MKHFQQIDVIKGLAILMVLLLHSLSRQELLQSYAVYHIWQAVPLFMVVMGLNAGLSIQRKEQHLNLLYTREYFTKKATRILTPFMLIFALSILVGFLWQWLTNEAVLAFSWYTLVGVLPVTGKGNYFITLLLQSIFLLPIIGYAFRKKPVLTSITLVVLEVLFQLLATQVAYFDKENYLYDAAFPRYFSAIAFGLWLAYSPGAKKQWPFALPLVILGVIAAGFLWLVVYQGLKVDFLRPEWFTQHLLTFGYAAFWVWLGLRLLPSSSNVIFLKLLATLGKASYHIFLVQVLYFGLLEESPVWQNLGICLLLGYLFYMLESNRKIFTSRAAAVFRNKDV, from the coding sequence ATGAAGCACTTTCAGCAGATAGACGTGATAAAAGGTCTGGCCATCCTGATGGTGTTGCTGCTGCATTCCCTTAGCCGGCAGGAGTTGCTTCAAAGCTACGCGGTGTACCACATCTGGCAGGCTGTGCCTTTGTTCATGGTGGTGATGGGGCTGAACGCGGGACTATCCATCCAACGCAAAGAACAGCACCTGAACCTGCTGTACACCCGGGAATATTTCACCAAAAAAGCCACCCGCATCCTAACGCCATTCATGCTCATCTTTGCTTTGTCCATACTTGTGGGCTTCTTGTGGCAATGGCTTACAAATGAAGCGGTGCTGGCGTTTAGCTGGTATACTTTGGTAGGGGTATTGCCTGTAACCGGAAAGGGAAACTATTTCATTACGCTGTTGCTGCAGTCCATTTTCCTGCTTCCCATCATTGGCTATGCCTTCAGGAAAAAACCAGTGCTAACAAGTATAACCTTGGTCGTGCTGGAGGTGCTCTTTCAGCTTTTGGCAACGCAGGTAGCATACTTTGATAAGGAGAACTATTTGTATGATGCCGCTTTTCCGCGTTATTTCTCTGCTATTGCGTTTGGCCTGTGGCTGGCCTATTCGCCTGGAGCCAAAAAACAGTGGCCGTTTGCGCTGCCGCTGGTTATTTTGGGTGTGATAGCTGCCGGCTTTCTGTGGCTCGTGGTGTATCAAGGCTTGAAGGTAGATTTTCTGCGCCCGGAATGGTTTACGCAACACCTGCTCACGTTTGGCTATGCCGCCTTTTGGGTTTGGCTGGGGCTGCGGTTACTGCCTTCATCCTCCAATGTTATTTTCCTGAAACTGCTGGCCACTCTGGGGAAAGCATCTTACCATATTTTCCTGGTGCAAGTGCTGTACTTCGGTTTACTAGAGGAATCACCAGTATGGCAAAATCTGGGAATTTGCCTGCTGCTTGGTTACCTCTTTTATATGCTGGAGAGCAACAGGAAAATTTTCACAAGTAGGGCAGCGGCTGTCTTTAGAAATAAAGACGTGTAA
- a CDS encoding (deoxy)nucleoside triphosphate pyrophosphohydrolase — translation MIKVICAILEKQGHVLIAQRSKHMPEPLQWEFPGGKLEPNEQEQECLIREMQEELALAILPVTRLEPVVYTYPTKTILLIPYICRYVGGNVKLAEHQEYAWVLPQDLPSYDWCPADVPVVAQYLQLKQTAS, via the coding sequence ATGATAAAAGTAATCTGTGCTATTTTAGAGAAACAAGGCCATGTGTTGATCGCACAGCGAAGTAAGCACATGCCCGAGCCCTTGCAGTGGGAGTTTCCAGGTGGCAAACTGGAGCCGAATGAGCAGGAGCAGGAGTGTTTGATCCGGGAGATGCAGGAGGAATTGGCCCTGGCTATTCTACCTGTGACGCGGCTAGAGCCCGTTGTTTATACTTACCCCACAAAAACAATCCTCTTAATTCCGTACATCTGCCGCTATGTGGGCGGTAATGTTAAACTAGCAGAGCACCAGGAATACGCTTGGGTGCTGCCGCAGGACCTGCCTTCCTACGATTGGTGCCCGGCTGATGTGCCCGTTGTGGCGCAATATCTGCAGCTGAAGCAAACTGCTTCCTAA